The following proteins are encoded in a genomic region of Ammospiza caudacuta isolate bAmmCau1 chromosome 13, bAmmCau1.pri, whole genome shotgun sequence:
- the C13H16orf87 gene encoding UPF0547 protein C16orf87 homolog isoform X1: MSSSRAKKVKMATKSCPECDQQVPVACKSCPCGYIFISRKLLHAKRAERSPPITENKSEAKRRRTERVKREKINSAVSKDLENRKRSRSNSHSDHSRRGRGRPKSASAKKHEEEREKQEKEVDMYANLSDEKAFVFSVALAEINRKIINQRLIL, encoded by the exons ATGTCCTCCAGTAGGGCCAAGAAAGTGAAGATGGCCACCAAGTCCTGCCCCGAGTGCGACCAGCAG GTTCCTGTTGCATGTAAATCATGTCCCTGTGGCTACATATTTATCAGCCGAAAACTCTTGCACGCCAAACGTGCTGAGAGATCCCCACCCATCACAG AAAACAAGAGTGAGGCCAAAAGGAGGCGGACAGAGAGAGTTAAGCGAGAGAAGATCAATTCTGCAGTGAGTAAAGACTTAGAAAACCGCAAGAGATCCAGGTCCAACAGCCATTCAGACCACAGCAGACGAGGAAGAGGAAGACCTAAGAGTGCCTCAGCAAAAAAGCACGAGGAAGAAAGAG agaaacaagaaaaagaagttgaCATGTATGCTAACCTTTCAGATGAAAAGGCCTTCGTATTTTCAGTGGCCTTGGcggaaataaacagaaaaattatcAATCAAAGACTTATTCTGTAA
- the C13H16orf87 gene encoding UPF0547 protein C16orf87 homolog isoform X2, which translates to MEQVPVACKSCPCGYIFISRKLLHAKRAERSPPITENKSEAKRRRTERVKREKINSAVSKDLENRKRSRSNSHSDHSRRGRGRPKSASAKKHEEEREKQEKEVDMYANLSDEKAFVFSVALAEINRKIINQRLIL; encoded by the exons GTTCCTGTTGCATGTAAATCATGTCCCTGTGGCTACATATTTATCAGCCGAAAACTCTTGCACGCCAAACGTGCTGAGAGATCCCCACCCATCACAG AAAACAAGAGTGAGGCCAAAAGGAGGCGGACAGAGAGAGTTAAGCGAGAGAAGATCAATTCTGCAGTGAGTAAAGACTTAGAAAACCGCAAGAGATCCAGGTCCAACAGCCATTCAGACCACAGCAGACGAGGAAGAGGAAGACCTAAGAGTGCCTCAGCAAAAAAGCACGAGGAAGAAAGAG agaaacaagaaaaagaagttgaCATGTATGCTAACCTTTCAGATGAAAAGGCCTTCGTATTTTCAGTGGCCTTGGcggaaataaacagaaaaattatcAATCAAAGACTTATTCTGTAA